A section of the Rhodobacter sp. genome encodes:
- a CDS encoding serine hydrolase, giving the protein MRKWLKWLGGSLVVLVILLAALGLWKREEVTRLLAVNGLFDADRIVQNFSHMDQLFLTRTMDGGTPSVLPQGAAMTPPPGFDTWAVDRQVTGMVVLHNGAVVFEDYRLGTARDDRRISWSEAKSALSLLLGTLVADGTIADLDAPVTQYAPALEASAYRGATIRQVLRMESGVAFNEDYLDFWSDINRMGRVLALGGSMDGFAAGQTARRGPPGSDWQYVSIDTHVIGMVIRGATGRTIPALMQERLFTPLGLDSDPYYVTDGDGVAFVLGGLNMTTRDYARLGQLVAQGGVWQGRQLVPAAWIEESTAPGPYPAEFGTGYGYQWWLPPDARPGEVWARGIYGQNLWIDRTHDVVIAVNGADRQFEDAPVMPQNVAMFRAIVDSLSSQPTE; this is encoded by the coding sequence ATGCGCAAATGGTTGAAATGGCTGGGCGGGAGCCTGGTGGTTCTGGTCATTCTGCTGGCCGCCCTGGGCCTGTGGAAACGCGAGGAGGTCACGCGCCTGCTGGCCGTGAACGGGTTGTTCGACGCCGATCGAATCGTGCAGAACTTTTCGCATATGGATCAGCTGTTCCTCACCCGCACCATGGACGGGGGCACGCCTTCGGTGCTGCCGCAGGGCGCGGCGATGACCCCGCCCCCCGGGTTCGACACCTGGGCGGTGGACCGGCAGGTGACGGGCATGGTCGTGCTGCACAACGGCGCCGTCGTGTTCGAGGATTACCGCCTGGGCACCGCGCGCGACGACCGCCGCATTTCCTGGTCCGAGGCGAAAAGCGCGCTGTCGTTGCTGCTGGGCACGCTGGTCGCGGATGGCACGATCGCGGATCTGGACGCGCCGGTGACGCAGTATGCGCCCGCGCTCGAGGCCTCGGCCTATCGCGGGGCGACGATCCGCCAGGTGCTGCGGATGGAATCGGGCGTCGCCTTCAACGAGGATTACCTGGACTTCTGGTCCGACATCAACCGCATGGGCAGGGTGCTGGCGCTGGGCGGCTCGATGGACGGTTTCGCCGCCGGCCAGACCGCGCGGCGCGGACCGCCCGGCAGCGACTGGCAGTATGTGTCGATCGATACGCATGTGATCGGCATGGTGATCCGGGGCGCCACGGGACGCACCATTCCCGCCCTGATGCAAGAGCGCCTGTTCACGCCCCTGGGCCTGGACAGCGATCCCTATTATGTCACCGACGGCGACGGCGTGGCCTTCGTGCTGGGCGGGTTGAACATGACGACGCGGGACTATGCCCGCCTTGGGCAACTGGTCGCGCAGGGTGGCGTCTGGCAGGGGCGGCAACTGGTGCCCGCGGCCTGGATCGAAGAATCGACCGCCCCGGGCCCCTACCCGGCCGAGTTCGGCACCGGCTACGGCTATCAGTGGTGGTTGCCCCCCGACGCCCGCCCGGGCGAGGTCTGGGCGCGCGGCATCTATGGCCAGAACCTGTGGATCGACCGCACCCATGACGTGGTGATCGCCGTGAACGGCGCAGACCGCCAGTTCGAAGACGCCCCCGTCATGCCGCAGAATGTCGCCATGTTCCGCGCCATCGTCGATTCGCTTTCATCCCAGCCTACGGAGTAA
- a CDS encoding methyltransferase domain-containing protein translates to MAVWTASSGDLVVDRRLAFAEGYAAEGDLAAAIGILAEAMDLVPGWAAGWFRLGEWRAEAGDRAGAIAAWDRAVAADPSDMLGAGLKRDLVRTHPVAEAMPAAFVEALFDQYAAHFDTALVQSLDYRAPWLLREALAGRHWGRAMDLGCGTGLAGQVFRDAVDWLAGCDLSAAMLAQAQAKGVYDRLDKTDLATLEIGERFDLILAADVFVYLGALERITAWCAGSLTAGGTLAFTVEAEPAAPVTLRESRRFAHSRAYIDEVLTAAGFARVVVTEAVLRQDRGAPIDGFVVLAEGLAPRLDRQGDGEGFALA, encoded by the coding sequence ATGGCTGTCTGGACGGCGTCTTCGGGCGATCTGGTGGTGGACCGGCGTCTGGCTTTTGCCGAGGGGTATGCCGCCGAGGGCGACCTTGCCGCCGCGATCGGCATTCTGGCCGAGGCGATGGATCTGGTCCCCGGCTGGGCGGCCGGCTGGTTCCGCCTGGGCGAATGGCGGGCCGAGGCGGGCGACCGCGCCGGCGCCATCGCCGCCTGGGACCGCGCGGTGGCGGCCGACCCGTCAGACATGCTTGGCGCCGGGCTGAAGCGCGACCTGGTCCGCACCCACCCGGTGGCCGAGGCCATGCCCGCCGCTTTTGTCGAGGCTCTGTTCGACCAGTATGCGGCGCATTTCGACACCGCGCTGGTGCAGTCGCTGGACTACCGCGCGCCCTGGCTGCTGCGCGAGGCGCTGGCCGGGCGGCACTGGGGCCGGGCGATGGATCTGGGCTGCGGCACGGGGTTGGCGGGTCAGGTGTTCCGCGACGCGGTGGATTGGCTGGCCGGGTGCGACCTGTCGGCGGCCATGCTGGCGCAGGCGCAGGCCAAGGGCGTCTACGACCGGCTGGACAAGACCGACCTCGCCACGCTCGAGATCGGCGAGCGGTTCGACCTGATCCTGGCCGCCGACGTGTTCGTCTATCTGGGCGCGCTGGAGCGGATCACCGCCTGGTGCGCGGGCTCGCTGACCGCTGGCGGAACGCTGGCCTTCACGGTCGAGGCCGAGCCCGCCGCCCCGGTCACGCTGCGTGAAAGCCGTCGTTTCGCCCATTCGCGCGCCTATATCGACGAGGTGCTGACCGCGGCCGGCTTTGCCCGCGTCGTGGTGACCGAGGCCGTGCTGCGTCAGGACCGTGGCGCGCCGATTGACGGGTTCGTCGTCCTGGCCGAGGGCCTGGCGCCGCGCCTTGACCGGCAGGGCGATGGCGAGGGGTTCGCGCTGGCCTGA
- a CDS encoding glutamine-synthetase adenylyltransferase — translation MTDFARRLTRSPLPYDRDAAADIAARFADLTPDLRGLLAGTAGCSPFLKSLMERESHWLRGALAGAPEDALDATLAALVPDTPEATGTALRQAKRRVALLAAVADLGGVWALEQVTGALTRLADRAVQRALATHLADEIRRGKIPGAQTGDEETGAGMVAFAMGKMGAFELNYSSDIDLICLFDQDRFGADWHDARQAFIRATRKMAAMLNDHTADGYVFRTDLRLRPDASVTPVCISMEAAERYYESLGRTWERAAWIKARPCAGDLAAGARFTDTLRPFVWRRHLDFASIQDAHDMIVRIRAHKGLSAEIDGHNLKLGPGGIREIEFFTQTRQLIAGGRDSDLRTRDTVGGLAALAGKGWVPPQVAEALTAHYREHREIEHRLQMVGDAQTQMLPTAPEAWDRLARFLGEGDTQAMRDRLTARLHEVTALTRDFFAPTDADATDRPDLSDQQRGIVSGWRAYPCLRSARAQEIFTRLEPDLLTRLLKAPLPDDAVVGFDRFLSGLPAGVQLFSLFEANPTLIDLLVDILTTAPKLGEYLARNAGVFDAVIGGGFFAPWPGVAALQADLDEKLRPIDDYERRLDAARIWMKEWHFRIGVHHLRGLIDAFEAAGQYAHLADAVVAGIWPHVTAEFARKHGPMPGRGAVVLGMGSLGAARLNAASDLDLIVIYDAAGQDASDGPRPLAARPYYSRLTQALVTALSAPMAQGRLYEVDMRLRPSGRQGPVATSLDAFRAYQQTEAWTWEHLALTRARALAGAADLGDEVEAFRLALLTEKGRGAGVAQDVADMRARLRAAKPAQGALEAKDGAGRLQDIELLAQMVALQAGAPARRTEAQLLAGRRAGRLDKPQEDTLLAAYRLLWRVQCSLRLLADHVTDPQALGEGARAFLLRETGAETLDGLVARLATATDAAAGVVDRLLAP, via the coding sequence ATGACCGATTTCGCCCGCCGACTCACCCGCTCGCCCCTGCCGTATGACCGCGATGCCGCTGCCGACATCGCCGCCCGCTTTGCCGACCTGACGCCGGACCTGCGCGGCCTGCTGGCCGGCACCGCCGGGTGCAGCCCGTTCCTGAAGTCGTTGATGGAGCGCGAATCCCACTGGCTGCGCGGCGCGCTGGCAGGGGCGCCCGAGGACGCGCTCGACGCGACCCTCGCCGCGTTGGTGCCCGACACGCCCGAGGCCACCGGCACCGCCCTCAGGCAAGCCAAGCGGCGCGTCGCCTTGTTGGCGGCGGTCGCGGATCTGGGCGGGGTCTGGGCGCTGGAACAGGTCACCGGGGCGCTGACCCGGCTGGCCGACCGCGCCGTGCAACGCGCGCTGGCCACCCACCTGGCCGACGAGATCCGGCGCGGCAAGATCCCGGGCGCGCAGACCGGCGACGAAGAGACCGGCGCGGGCATGGTCGCCTTTGCCATGGGCAAGATGGGCGCGTTCGAACTGAACTATTCCTCGGACATCGACCTGATCTGCCTGTTCGACCAGGACCGGTTTGGCGCCGACTGGCACGATGCACGCCAGGCCTTCATCCGCGCCACCCGCAAGATGGCGGCGATGCTGAACGACCACACCGCCGACGGCTATGTCTTTCGCACCGACCTGCGGCTCAGGCCCGATGCCTCGGTCACGCCGGTCTGCATCTCGATGGAGGCGGCGGAACGCTACTACGAATCGCTGGGCCGCACCTGGGAACGCGCCGCCTGGATCAAGGCCCGGCCCTGCGCCGGGGATCTGGCGGCCGGGGCGCGGTTCACCGACACGCTGCGACCCTTCGTCTGGCGGCGGCACCTCGATTTCGCCTCGATCCAGGATGCGCACGACATGATCGTGCGAATCCGCGCGCACAAGGGGCTCAGCGCCGAGATCGACGGCCACAACCTCAAACTGGGTCCGGGTGGCATTCGCGAGATCGAGTTCTTCACCCAGACCCGCCAGTTGATCGCGGGCGGGCGCGATTCCGACCTCAGGACCCGCGACACGGTGGGGGGGCTGGCGGCGCTTGCGGGCAAGGGTTGGGTCCCCCCCCAGGTTGCCGAGGCGCTGACCGCGCATTACCGCGAGCACCGCGAGATCGAGCACCGCTTGCAGATGGTGGGTGACGCGCAGACCCAGATGCTGCCGACCGCGCCCGAGGCCTGGGACCGGCTGGCGCGGTTCCTGGGCGAGGGCGACACCCAGGCGATGCGCGACCGCCTGACGGCCCGCCTGCACGAGGTCACCGCCCTGACCCGGGATTTCTTTGCCCCGACCGATGCCGACGCCACGGACCGCCCGGACCTGAGCGATCAGCAGCGTGGTATCGTCAGCGGGTGGCGCGCCTATCCCTGCCTGCGCTCGGCGCGCGCGCAAGAGATCTTCACCCGGCTGGAACCCGATCTGCTGACCCGCCTGCTCAAGGCGCCGTTGCCCGACGACGCGGTGGTCGGCTTTGACCGCTTCCTGTCCGGCTTGCCTGCCGGCGTGCAGTTGTTTTCCCTGTTCGAGGCCAACCCGACCTTGATCGACTTGCTGGTCGATATCCTGACCACGGCCCCCAAGCTTGGCGAATACCTGGCGCGCAATGCGGGCGTGTTCGACGCGGTGATCGGCGGCGGCTTCTTCGCGCCCTGGCCGGGTGTCGCCGCGCTTCAGGCCGACCTCGACGAAAAGCTGCGCCCGATCGACGATTACGAACGCCGACTGGACGCGGCGCGCATCTGGATGAAGGAATGGCATTTCCGCATCGGCGTGCACCATCTGCGCGGGCTGATCGACGCGTTCGAGGCCGCCGGCCAATACGCGCATCTGGCGGACGCCGTGGTGGCGGGGATCTGGCCGCATGTGACGGCGGAATTCGCGCGCAAGCACGGGCCGATGCCCGGGCGCGGCGCTGTGGTGCTGGGGATGGGGTCGCTGGGCGCAGCGCGGCTCAATGCGGCATCGGACCTCGATCTGATCGTGATCTACGATGCCGCCGGGCAGGACGCTTCGGACGGGCCCCGGCCCCTGGCCGCGCGGCCCTATTATTCCCGCCTGACGCAGGCGCTGGTGACGGCGCTGTCGGCGCCCATGGCGCAGGGCCGGCTTTACGAGGTGGACATGCGGCTGCGTCCCTCGGGGCGGCAGGGGCCGGTGGCGACCTCGCTGGATGCGTTCCGCGCCTATCAGCAGACCGAGGCCTGGACCTGGGAACACCTGGCGCTGACCCGCGCACGGGCGCTGGCAGGTGCGGCCGACCTCGGGGACGAGGTCGAAGCCTTCCGCCTGGCGTTGCTGACCGAAAAGGGCCGCGGGGCAGGGGTCGCGCAGGATGTGGCCGACATGCGCGCACGGCTCAGGGCGGCGAAGCCGGCGCAGGGCGCGCTGGAAGCCAAGGATGGTGCCGGCCGCCTCCAGGACATCGAGTTGCTGGCGCAGATGGTCGCCTTGCAGGCCGGCGCCCCGGCCCGCAGAACCGAGGCGCAGCTTCTCGCCGGGCGCCGCGCCGGACGGCTGGACAAGCCGCAAGAAGACACGCTGCTCGCTGCCTATCGGCTGCTCTGGCGGGTGCAATGTTCGCTCAGGCTGCTGGCCGACCACGTCACCGACCCCCAGGCCCTGGGCGAAGGCGCCCGGGCCTTTCTGTTGCGCGAGACCGGCGCCGAAACGCTCGACGGGCTGGTCGCCCGGCTGGCGACGGCAACCGATGCCGCTGCTGGTGTCGTGGACCGCCTGTTGGCACCCTGA
- a CDS encoding FAD-dependent oxidoreductase produces the protein MDFDYVIAGGGSAGSVLAARLSEDPSVRVCLIEAGGSGRDLAIRAPALVAAMISGRPRINNWAFHTVPQPGLNGRRGYQPRGKALGGSSAINAMLYVRGQPQDYDHWADLGAEGWDWGACLPYFLKAENNQRGASGLHAEGGPLSVADQSAPRAISRAFVEACAQAQIPANADFNGPVQAGAGLYQVTQFHDGPHRGERCSAAAAYLFPAMQRPNLTVLTRRLVEKVELTDGRATGVVIRQGGRRQRIGARREVIVAAGAFGSPQILMLSGIGPEDELRAQGIRVQHALPGVGQNLQDHLDYVISYTSPRTDVIGLNPGGLARLLTAGLRWRKDGQGLFASPMAEGGAFVRSGAQVDRPDLQLHFVIGIVDDHMRKLHWSNGFSCHVCALRPHSRGSVGLNNAHPAMAPRIDPGFLTDSRDLAVLKAGARMMEQVLDAPPLAPWRGRRLYPHDGSEAAIEADIRARADTIYHPVGTCRMGTDALAVTDPALRVHGVAGLRVVDASVMPALVSGNTNAPTIMIAERAADLIRGA, from the coding sequence ATGGACTTCGACTATGTGATCGCGGGCGGCGGCTCGGCGGGCTCGGTGCTGGCGGCTCGGCTCAGCGAGGACCCCTCGGTCCGCGTCTGCCTGATCGAGGCCGGCGGCAGCGGGCGCGACCTGGCGATCCGGGCGCCCGCACTGGTCGCGGCGATGATCTCGGGGCGGCCACGGATCAACAACTGGGCGTTTCACACCGTGCCGCAGCCGGGTCTGAACGGCCGCCGCGGGTATCAGCCCCGGGGCAAGGCGCTGGGTGGGTCGTCGGCGATCAATGCGATGCTCTATGTCCGGGGCCAGCCGCAGGACTACGACCATTGGGCCGATCTGGGCGCCGAGGGTTGGGACTGGGGCGCCTGCCTGCCCTATTTCCTGAAGGCCGAGAACAACCAGCGCGGGGCGTCCGGCCTGCATGCCGAGGGCGGACCGTTGAGCGTGGCCGACCAATCCGCGCCGCGCGCCATTTCGCGCGCCTTCGTCGAGGCCTGCGCCCAGGCGCAGATCCCGGCGAACGCCGATTTCAACGGTCCCGTCCAGGCCGGCGCTGGCCTGTATCAGGTCACCCAGTTCCACGACGGGCCGCATCGGGGCGAACGCTGCTCGGCGGCGGCGGCGTATCTGTTTCCGGCGATGCAGCGGCCCAATCTGACGGTCCTGACCCGTCGCCTGGTGGAAAAGGTCGAACTGACGGACGGGCGCGCGACCGGGGTGGTGATCCGGCAGGGCGGACGACGCCAGCGGATCGGCGCGCGGCGCGAGGTGATCGTCGCGGCCGGTGCCTTTGGCTCGCCGCAGATCCTGATGCTGTCCGGCATCGGCCCCGAGGACGAATTGCGCGCGCAAGGCATCCGGGTGCAGCACGCGCTGCCGGGCGTGGGGCAGAACCTGCAAGATCACCTGGACTATGTCATCAGCTACACCTCGCCGCGCACGGATGTCATCGGGCTGAACCCCGGGGGGCTGGCGCGGCTGCTGACCGCGGGCCTGCGCTGGCGCAAGGACGGGCAGGGGCTGTTCGCCTCGCCCATGGCCGAGGGGGGCGCTTTTGTGCGGTCCGGCGCGCAGGTGGACCGGCCCGACCTGCAACTACATTTCGTCATCGGCATCGTGGACGACCACATGCGCAAACTGCACTGGTCGAACGGGTTTTCCTGCCACGTCTGCGCACTGCGGCCGCATTCGCGCGGTTCGGTCGGGCTGAACAACGCGCATCCCGCGATGGCACCGCGCATCGATCCGGGATTCCTGACCGATTCGCGCGACCTGGCGGTGCTGAAAGCCGGCGCCCGGATGATGGAACAAGTGCTGGACGCCCCGCCGCTGGCGCCCTGGCGCGGGCGCCGCCTCTATCCGCACGACGGGTCCGAGGCCGCGATCGAGGCCGATATCCGCGCCCGCGCGGACACGATCTATCACCCGGTGGGCACCTGCCGCATGGGAACCGACGCGCTGGCCGTGACGGACCCCGCGCTGCGGGTGCACGGCGTGGCGGGATTGCGGGTCGTGGATGCCAGCGTCATGCCCGCGCTGGTCAGTGGCAACACCAACGCGCCGACAATCATGATCGCGGAACGCGCGGCGGACCTGATTCGCGGGGCCTGA
- a CDS encoding VIT family protein: MPQTSAHPDDPHYITRSGWLRAAVLGANDGIVSVSSLIVGVAAADANPATILVAGIAGISAGAMSMAAGEYVSVSSQADTERADIAREREALDTQPKAELAELAAIYRGRGLSEGTALQVARELTAHDALDAHVRDELGLSEALSANPLQAAFASGVTFSLAAAIPLLAAWAAPAGQVIPVVLVVTVITLAILGALGAKAGAAPVLRASLRVVVWGLFAMAVTAGIGSLFGVSV; this comes from the coding sequence ATGCCCCAGACCTCTGCCCATCCCGACGATCCGCATTACATCACCCGCAGCGGCTGGCTGCGCGCCGCGGTGCTGGGGGCGAATGACGGGATCGTGTCGGTCTCGTCGCTGATCGTCGGCGTCGCGGCCGCCGATGCGAACCCGGCCACCATCCTGGTCGCCGGCATCGCCGGGATCTCGGCGGGCGCGATGTCGATGGCGGCGGGCGAATACGTCTCGGTCTCGTCGCAGGCCGACACCGAACGCGCCGACATCGCGCGCGAACGCGAGGCCCTGGACACCCAACCCAAGGCGGAGCTGGCCGAACTGGCGGCGATCTATCGCGGCCGCGGCCTGTCCGAGGGGACGGCGCTGCAAGTGGCCCGCGAACTGACCGCGCACGACGCGCTCGATGCGCATGTCCGCGACGAGCTGGGCCTGTCCGAGGCCTTGTCCGCCAACCCCTTGCAGGCGGCCTTCGCCTCGGGCGTGACGTTCAGCCTGGCGGCGGCGATCCCGCTGCTGGCCGCCTGGGCCGCGCCCGCCGGGCAGGTCATCCCCGTGGTCCTGGTGGTGACGGTGATCACCCTGGCGATCCTGGGCGCGCTGGGGGCCAAGGCCGGCGCCGCGCCGGTCCTGCGCGCCAGTCTGCGCGTGGTGGTCTGGGGCCTGTTCGCGATGGCGGTCACCGCCGGGATCGGGTCGCTGTTCGGCGTCAGCGTCTGA
- a CDS encoding crotonase/enoyl-CoA hydratase family protein, which produces MTAFDDLGLTFTTVSVDQDGIATVTLNRADKRNALNAATVDELIDIFTRIGRAGPSGGVRAVVLRAEGSHFCAGLDLVEHHAEDRRPEDFMHLCLRWHEAFNKMEYGGVPVIAALKGAVVGGGLELASSAHVRVADASTYFALPEGQRGLFTGGGATIRVADLVGKARMIDMMLTGRVYQGTEAIAVGLAQYLVEDSEAKAYEIARAAASNPPLSNFAICSAISHVQNMSALDAAYMESVVAGVVNTQPASRGRLAAFADKSAARVRPNAE; this is translated from the coding sequence ATGACCGCATTCGACGACCTCGGCCTGACCTTTACCACCGTCTCTGTGGACCAGGACGGCATCGCCACCGTCACCCTCAACCGCGCCGACAAGCGCAACGCGCTGAATGCCGCGACGGTGGACGAATTGATCGACATCTTCACCAGGATCGGCCGCGCCGGTCCCTCGGGCGGGGTGCGCGCCGTGGTGCTGCGGGCCGAAGGGTCGCATTTCTGCGCCGGTCTCGATCTGGTCGAGCACCACGCCGAGGACCGCCGCCCCGAGGATTTCATGCACCTGTGCCTGCGCTGGCACGAGGCCTTCAACAAGATGGAATACGGCGGCGTGCCGGTCATCGCCGCGCTCAAGGGCGCGGTGGTCGGCGGCGGGCTGGAACTGGCCTCGTCGGCGCATGTCCGCGTCGCCGACGCCAGCACCTATTTCGCCCTCCCCGAGGGGCAGCGGGGCCTTTTCACCGGCGGCGGCGCGACGATCCGGGTGGCCGATCTGGTCGGCAAGGCGCGGATGATCGACATGATGCTGACCGGCCGCGTCTATCAGGGCACCGAGGCGATCGCCGTCGGTCTGGCGCAATACCTGGTCGAGGACAGCGAGGCCAAGGCCTACGAGATCGCGCGCGCCGCGGCAAGCAACCCGCCCCTGTCGAATTTCGCCATCTGCTCGGCCATCAGCCATGTGCAGAACATGTCGGCACTGGACGCGGCCTATATGGAATCGGTCGTGGCCGGGGTGGTCAACACCCAGCCGGCCAGCCGCGGCCGCCTGGCCGCCTTTGCCGACAAGAGCGCGGCGCGGGTCCGACCGAACGCCGAATGA
- a CDS encoding NAD+ synthase: protein MTRKFRLTLAQLNPTVGALEANAGRARAIWAQAREAGADMVAFPEMFVTGYQTQDLVMKPAFARDAMRVVRELAQACAEGPALGIGGPYLDAGRLFNAYYVLEGGRIAAVVKKHHLPNDLVFDEKRLFTPADIAGPYRVGPLIIGTPICEDAWHEDVAEAQAESGAQILLVPNGSPYSRGRHDTRMGLMVARVVETGLPLVYVNLAGGQDDQIFDGTSFVLNPGGQLTHLLPGFTEAVAHVDFAETPEGWRAAPGEKAPLADDWERDYHAMVTGTRDYLHKSGFSRVLLGLSGGIDSALVATIAADALGPENVHCVMLPSEYTSAQSLEDATAVARALGCKLDTVAISGPRAAVTEALAPLFAGLPADVTEENIQSRMRGLLLMAISNKTGAMLLTTGNKSEVAVGYATIYGDMNGGYNPIKDLYKTRVFETCRWRNTRHRPWMLAPAGVVIPPRVIDKPPTAELRADQKDEDSLPPYPVLDAILDGLVERDASVADLVAEGFDRETVKRVEHLLYISEWKRFQSAPGARLTTRAFWLDRRYPMVNRWRDEA from the coding sequence ATGACCCGGAAATTTCGCCTGACCCTCGCCCAGTTGAACCCCACCGTCGGCGCCCTCGAAGCCAATGCCGGGCGTGCCCGGGCGATCTGGGCGCAGGCGCGCGAGGCGGGGGCCGACATGGTGGCCTTTCCCGAGATGTTCGTCACCGGCTATCAGACGCAGGACCTGGTGATGAAACCCGCGTTTGCCCGTGACGCGATGCGCGTCGTGCGCGAGTTGGCGCAGGCTTGCGCCGAGGGGCCGGCGCTGGGGATCGGCGGGCCCTATCTGGACGCGGGGCGGCTGTTCAATGCCTATTACGTGCTGGAGGGCGGCCGGATCGCGGCGGTGGTCAAGAAGCACCATCTGCCCAACGATCTGGTGTTCGACGAGAAGCGGCTGTTCACGCCGGCCGACATCGCCGGGCCGTATCGGGTGGGGCCGCTCATCATCGGCACGCCGATCTGCGAGGATGCCTGGCACGAGGACGTGGCCGAGGCGCAGGCCGAGAGCGGGGCGCAAATCCTGCTGGTGCCCAACGGTTCCCCCTATTCGCGGGGCCGGCATGACACGCGCATGGGGTTGATGGTGGCGCGGGTGGTCGAGACGGGCCTGCCGCTGGTCTATGTGAACCTCGCGGGTGGGCAGGATGACCAGATCTTTGACGGCACCAGTTTCGTGCTGAACCCGGGCGGGCAGCTGACGCATCTGTTGCCCGGCTTCACCGAGGCCGTGGCGCATGTCGACTTTGCCGAAACGCCCGAGGGCTGGCGCGCCGCGCCGGGCGAGAAGGCGCCGCTCGCCGACGACTGGGAGCGCGACTACCACGCCATGGTCACCGGTACGCGGGATTACCTGCACAAATCCGGGTTCTCGCGGGTGTTGCTGGGTCTGTCGGGGGGGATCGATTCGGCGCTGGTCGCGACCATCGCCGCCGATGCGTTGGGGCCCGAGAACGTGCATTGCGTGATGTTGCCGTCCGAATACACCTCGGCCCAGTCGCTCGAGGACGCCACCGCCGTCGCGCGCGCCCTGGGTTGCAAGCTGGATACGGTCGCCATTTCTGGCCCGCGCGCGGCCGTGACCGAGGCGCTGGCGCCCCTGTTCGCCGGTCTGCCGGCCGATGTGACCGAAGAGAACATCCAGTCGCGGATGCGCGGCCTGCTGCTGATGGCGATCTCGAACAAGACCGGCGCGATGCTGCTGACCACCGGCAACAAGTCCGAGGTCGCGGTCGGCTATGCCACGATCTATGGCGACATGAACGGCGGCTACAACCCGATCAAGGATCTCTACAAGACCCGCGTGTTCGAGACCTGCCGCTGGCGCAACACCCGACACCGCCCCTGGATGCTGGCGCCCGCCGGCGTGGTGATTCCGCCCCGGGTGATCGACAAGCCGCCCACGGCCGAACTGCGCGCCGACCAGAAGGACGAGGACAGCCTGCCGCCCTATCCGGTGCTGGACGCGATCCTGGACGGGCTGGTCGAGCGCGACGCCTCGGTCGCGGACCTGGTGGCCGAGGGGTTCGATCGCGAGACGGTCAAGCGGGTCGAGCATCTGCTCTACATCTCGGAATGGAAACGTTTCCAGTCCGCGCCCGGTGCCCGGCTCACCACCCGCGCCTTCTGGCTGGACCGGCGGTATCCGATGGTCAATCGCTGGCGCGACGAGGCGTAA
- a CDS encoding SPOR domain-containing protein: MNRAGSTAFPRLALALATVAVLGGCQMTPGTGAGVAAAPGDAVATTDTRGGPSSRTIERDVEAPEVFQRDDTGLWDGRPSLGGVWVAHPSAQDPERVMIRNQATGATVIGALFRRERDNPGPRFQISSEAANALGILAGAPTQISVTALRLQRVEMEIDPAPAPTTAADETLAIATAESPAANTAANPGATPAPAAAVPVPGGAPQGQVAVTAADPEPPRRTLRDLFRRRAPETAPETAIAQSTLAPAEGIATAATPTTAATTATAAQTVTEMASAAPPRQRRSFFDRFRRQPAEPEADTTMIALPETSALAAPEPPSRPAARIDRPFVQIGIFSVEQNATNARALMQRNGLSAEIRRGRINDNQFWRVVVGPAGSTADRADILRRVRALGFADAYAVVR, translated from the coding sequence ATGAACCGAGCAGGCAGCACCGCATTCCCGCGTCTCGCGCTGGCCCTGGCGACCGTCGCGGTGCTGGGTGGATGCCAGATGACCCCCGGCACGGGCGCCGGTGTGGCCGCCGCGCCAGGCGACGCCGTGGCGACGACGGACACCCGGGGCGGGCCCTCGTCGCGCACCATCGAGCGCGATGTCGAGGCCCCCGAAGTGTTCCAGCGCGATGACACCGGGCTTTGGGACGGGCGTCCTTCGCTTGGGGGGGTCTGGGTCGCGCACCCCTCGGCCCAGGACCCCGAGCGGGTCATGATCCGCAACCAGGCGACCGGCGCCACGGTGATCGGCGCGCTGTTCCGGCGCGAACGCGACAATCCCGGGCCCCGGTTCCAGATTTCGTCCGAGGCCGCGAATGCGCTGGGCATCCTGGCCGGCGCGCCGACGCAGATTTCGGTGACCGCCTTGCGCTTGCAGCGCGTCGAGATGGAGATCGACCCCGCGCCCGCGCCCACCACCGCGGCCGACGAGACGCTGGCCATCGCCACGGCCGAGTCCCCCGCAGCCAACACCGCAGCCAACCCGGGGGCGACCCCCGCGCCCGCCGCCGCGGTGCCCGTGCCCGGTGGCGCACCGCAGGGTCAGGTCGCGGTGACCGCCGCCGACCCCGAGCCCCCGCGCCGGACGCTGCGCGACCTGTTCCGCCGCCGCGCGCCCGAGACCGCGCCCGAAACCGCCATCGCGCAGTCCACCCTGGCCCCGGCCGAGGGTATCGCCACGGCGGCCACCCCGACCACGGCGGCGACCACCGCCACCGCTGCGCAAACGGTGACCGAGATGGCCTCGGCCGCGCCTCCGCGCCAGCGCCGCAGCTTCTTTGACCGCTTCCGCCGCCAGCCCGCCGAACCGGAAGCGGACACAACCATGATCGCGCTGCCCGAAACCTCGGCCCTGGCCGCGCCCGAACCGCCCAGCCGACCCGCCGCACGGATCGACCGGCCGTTCGTGCAGATCGGCATCTTCAGCGTCGAACAGAACGCCACCAACGCCCGCGCGCTGATGCAACGCAACGGGCTCAGCGCCGAGATCCGCCGCGGTCGCATCAACGACAACCAGTTCTGGCGCGTCGTGGTCGGGCCGGCGGGATCGACCGCCGACAGGGCCGACATCCTGCGTCGGGTGCGCGCGCTGGGCTTTGCCGATGCTTACGCGGTTGTGCGCTGA